One Microtus pennsylvanicus isolate mMicPen1 chromosome 3, mMicPen1.hap1, whole genome shotgun sequence DNA window includes the following coding sequences:
- the Senp8 gene encoding sentrin-specific protease 8: MDPVVLSYMDSLLRQSDVSLLDPPSWLNDHIIGFAFEYFANSQFHDCSDHVCFISPEVTQFIKCTSSPAEIAMFLEPLDLPHKRVVFLAINDNSNQAAGGTHWSLLVYLQDEDSFFHYDSHSRSNSIHAKQVAEKLKAFLGSRGDKLVFVEEKAPAQQNSYDCGMYVICNTEALCQNFFRRQPESPLQLLTPTYITKKRGEWKDLITRLAKKKK; the protein is encoded by the coding sequence ATGGACCCAGTAGTCTTGAGTTATATGGACAGTCTGCTGCGGCAGTCAGATGTCTCTCTATTGGACCCTCCAAGCTGGCTCAATGATCATATTATTGGGTTTGCCTTCGAATATTTTGCCAACAGTCAGTTTCATGATTGCTCGGACCATGTCTGCTTCATCAGTCCCGAAGTTACCCAGTTCATTAAGTGCACCAGCAGCCCTGCAGAGATCGCCATGTTCCTCGAGCCCCTAGACCTTCCTCACAAGAGAGTTGTATTTTTAGCCATCAACGATAATTCCAACCAGGCAGCTGGGGGTACCCACTGGAGTTTGTTGGTTTATCTCCAAGATGAAGATAGCTTCTTTCATTATGATTCCCACAGCAGAAGCAACTCAATCCATGCAAAACAGGTGGCAGAGAAACTGAAGGCTTTCTTAGGGAGCAGAGGAGACAAACTGGTCTTTGTGGAAGAGAAAGCCCCAGCTCAACAAAACAGCTATGACTGTGGGATGTACGTGATATGCAACACCGAGGCCTTGTGTCAGAACTTCTTTAGACGACAGCCAGAATCCCCACTGCAGCTACTCACCCCGACATACATCAcaaagaagaggggagaatggaAAGATCTAATCACCAGACTTGCTAAAAAGAAGAAGTAG